In the genome of Terribacillus sp. FSL K6-0262, one region contains:
- the solA gene encoding N-methyl-L-tryptophan oxidase has translation MLYDVIILGAGTMGLSAGYQLAKKGQKVLMVDSYHPPHVHGSHHGETRIIRYAYGEGEAYVPFALRSKELWKDLEGKIGRTILVETGVLNCGPESSPFIQNVLKSGDKYALQVEKHTSAQLQKRWPGLTIPNDYIGAYEKDGGYLRTDTILNGYAELAVSYGAVLAGGQRVREVKINKGTVALTTADTTYKAKKLIVTAGAWGGEVLSQLGLQLPITVIRKTFAWLHADAIFQESKFPCFSFDTEMGTYYGFPDIDGTGLKIGRHDTGMPIHPDKKGSPFQDADTEELLAFLSRFMARGTFRLREGKTCMYSMTPDEDFIIDHHPEHQEVMFALGFSGHGFKFASAAGEALSEMAMEKELTVDMEPFRLDRF, from the coding sequence ATGTTATATGATGTCATCATTCTGGGTGCAGGAACCATGGGGCTGAGTGCAGGTTATCAGCTGGCCAAAAAAGGACAGAAGGTGCTGATGGTGGATAGCTATCATCCCCCCCATGTCCACGGCAGCCACCATGGCGAAACCAGGATCATTCGTTATGCATATGGAGAAGGGGAAGCATATGTACCATTTGCGCTCCGTTCCAAAGAATTGTGGAAGGATTTGGAGGGGAAAATTGGGCGAACAATCCTGGTGGAGACAGGAGTACTGAACTGCGGGCCTGAGTCGAGCCCTTTCATCCAAAATGTCCTGAAGAGCGGAGATAAGTATGCCTTGCAAGTGGAAAAGCATACTTCTGCACAGCTGCAAAAGCGCTGGCCGGGATTGACCATCCCAAATGATTACATAGGAGCCTATGAGAAGGATGGAGGTTATCTGCGGACCGATACGATCCTGAATGGCTATGCTGAGCTTGCTGTATCTTACGGGGCAGTATTAGCGGGCGGGCAGCGAGTACGGGAAGTAAAAATCAATAAAGGCACTGTCGCACTGACAACGGCTGATACTACATACAAGGCAAAGAAGCTGATCGTGACCGCAGGAGCGTGGGGAGGAGAAGTGCTATCGCAGCTTGGACTGCAGCTGCCGATTACAGTCATCCGAAAAACGTTTGCTTGGCTGCATGCAGATGCTATTTTCCAGGAAAGCAAGTTTCCTTGTTTCAGCTTCGATACAGAAATGGGGACGTATTACGGATTTCCGGATATCGATGGAACTGGACTCAAAATCGGCCGGCATGATACCGGCATGCCGATACACCCGGATAAAAAGGGATCACCTTTCCAAGATGCAGATACAGAAGAGCTGCTAGCCTTCCTATCCCGTTTCATGGCCAGGGGCACATTCCGTCTGCGAGAAGGGAAAACATGCATGTACAGCATGACACCTGATGAAGATTTCATCATCGATCATCATCCGGAACATCAAGAAGTCATGTTCGCCCTCGGTTTTTCAGGTCATGGATTCAAGTTCGCGAGTGCCGCAGGCGAAGCACTGAGTGAGATGGCAATGGAGAAAGAGCTGACAGTGGATATGGAGCCTTTCCGCCTGGATAGGTTCTGA
- a CDS encoding carbohydrate ABC transporter permease — translation MNLSNKVIGYLFLSICAIISIFPFYWMIVSMTNTSADVTRGKLLPGGHFVENFKNLLGSVDLVPALMNSAIIAVATTVLSLLIASLAGYGFEIYRSKAKDVVFNILLLSMMIPFAALMVPLFRMFGSITPVLPFIGIDTLTAVVLPTITTAFLIFFFRQSTKMFPKEILEAGRIDGLKEIGIFFRIYVPTMKTTYAAAAIITFMASWNNYLWPLVVLQSPDKQTIPLLISNLGSSYSPDYGMIMMAIVIATLPTAIIFFFMQKHFVAGMMGSVK, via the coding sequence ATGAACCTTTCCAATAAAGTGATTGGTTATCTGTTTCTCAGCATCTGCGCGATCATCTCCATTTTCCCCTTTTACTGGATGATCGTCAGCATGACGAACACGTCTGCAGACGTTACAAGGGGGAAATTGCTTCCTGGTGGGCATTTTGTCGAGAATTTCAAAAACCTATTAGGGTCGGTCGATTTGGTGCCCGCATTGATGAACTCGGCGATCATCGCTGTTGCTACGACCGTCCTCAGCTTGCTTATCGCTTCCCTGGCAGGCTATGGATTTGAAATTTACCGCAGCAAAGCGAAGGATGTCGTCTTCAATATTTTGCTTTTATCCATGATGATCCCATTTGCTGCTCTGATGGTGCCGCTGTTTCGCATGTTCGGCTCCATCACGCCGGTTTTGCCGTTTATCGGAATCGATACATTGACAGCGGTCGTGCTGCCGACAATCACGACAGCCTTCCTGATTTTCTTCTTCCGTCAGAGCACGAAAATGTTCCCAAAAGAGATTTTGGAGGCTGGCCGGATAGATGGATTGAAGGAAATCGGTATCTTTTTCCGAATTTATGTACCGACAATGAAAACAACATACGCTGCAGCGGCCATCATCACTTTCATGGCTAGCTGGAATAATTATCTCTGGCCGCTCGTTGTCCTGCAATCTCCTGATAAACAGACGATTCCATTGCTCATTTCGAATCTTGGTTCCAGCTATTCGCCGGATTACGGCATGATCATGATGGCAATCGTCATCGCAACATTGCCGACAGCGATCATTTTCTTCTTCATGCAGAAGCATTTCGTCGCAGGAATGATGGGTTCAGTGAAATAA
- a CDS encoding nucleotidyltransferase domain-containing protein, translating to MQQAALKGLTRILANVEEVKAVFVKGSFGRGEEDPYSDIDLYCLVDEKDVHRFLPKRLHLLSQYKEVLYSEELFIIAPQLIIVYDNLLHVDLFTVTEESFKQSDYFRVLYDPDSLLEPYRPEQKLTMTDREYGDQVIDLTWFLFQYRKAALRGNGVWAAAMLHQVTEPLARMLLHHHYPDRAQLGLKRAEQLLPPLVFRVFSDILENMTPADHSKAAAAILLLLERERYFLEEHVKGKEREMIYRLFQKLLTEGLNT from the coding sequence ATGCAGCAAGCGGCATTGAAAGGGCTGACACGTATCCTTGCAAATGTGGAAGAGGTGAAAGCTGTATTTGTGAAAGGATCATTCGGGCGGGGCGAAGAGGACCCGTACTCAGATATCGATTTATATTGTCTGGTGGACGAAAAGGATGTACATCGATTTCTCCCGAAGAGATTGCATCTGCTGTCACAGTATAAGGAGGTTCTGTATAGCGAGGAGTTATTCATCATCGCGCCGCAGCTGATCATCGTGTACGATAACCTGCTGCATGTGGACCTGTTCACGGTCACCGAAGAATCGTTTAAGCAAAGCGATTATTTTCGGGTTCTTTACGATCCGGATAGCTTGCTGGAACCTTACAGACCAGAACAAAAACTTACCATGACAGATCGGGAATACGGCGATCAAGTAATAGACCTGACATGGTTTTTATTCCAGTATCGCAAGGCGGCGCTTCGCGGCAATGGTGTATGGGCAGCTGCAATGCTGCATCAGGTAACGGAACCGCTGGCAAGAATGCTGCTGCATCATCATTACCCGGATCGAGCACAGCTTGGATTGAAGAGGGCGGAACAACTTCTGCCGCCACTGGTATTTCGCGTGTTTTCCGACATTTTGGAAAATATGACGCCAGCAGATCATTCCAAGGCAGCAGCAGCTATCCTCCTGCTGCTTGAAAGAGAACGTTATTTCTTGGAGGAGCATGTAAAGGGAAAAGAGAGGGAGATGATTTACAGGCTGTTTCAAAAGCTGCTGACAGAGGGACTTAACACGTAA
- a CDS encoding peptidoglycan DD-metalloendopeptidase family protein, whose amino-acid sequence MRKKWLHIGLAAVIGSAALALPVSGNVAYAYEDLDEQRDEVERKKSENEKERSKKAEQQDDLQAAAEKLRSDLEKIDGEISETNTKLADTESEISGLEKDIETLKTEIADLEVRIEERHALLKERMHSLQKNGGQISYLDVIMESKSFSDFLNRVDAVSTIMGADQELMEAQQKDLNDIESKKSERQSKLERVEEQAVILEETKQSLTAQQKEKDKLIADVMKEYDVTSEELLSLSEEADLLAAQEEAIAAEAAYRDKQKAEEEARREAERQRAEQAKQEEAARMAAEEEAAKAAQEKAAASASEEAAKEEPKQETAEKQAADTQQVSKPASAPAESQADVTPQQEKQPSQAPAGNGTFITPAPGSITSGFGPRWGTFHYGIDIAKRGSNVPIWAAASGTVSRAYYSSSYGNVIFVTHSIDGKTYTTVYAHLTAMHVSSGQRVSQGQQIGTMGNTGMSQGQHLHFELHTGPWNGSKSNAVNPIPYLN is encoded by the coding sequence GTGAGAAAAAAATGGCTGCATATCGGTTTGGCTGCAGTGATCGGATCTGCTGCACTAGCCTTGCCGGTATCAGGAAATGTTGCATATGCCTATGAGGATTTGGATGAACAGCGAGATGAAGTCGAACGGAAAAAATCGGAGAACGAAAAGGAACGATCTAAAAAAGCAGAGCAGCAGGATGATTTACAGGCGGCTGCAGAAAAGCTTCGGTCCGATCTGGAGAAAATCGATGGGGAAATCAGTGAAACGAACACGAAATTGGCCGATACGGAATCAGAGATATCCGGATTGGAGAAGGATATCGAAACGCTGAAAACGGAGATTGCCGACTTGGAGGTCCGTATCGAAGAACGGCATGCTTTGCTGAAGGAGCGGATGCATTCCTTGCAGAAAAACGGCGGCCAAATCAGTTATTTGGATGTCATCATGGAATCCAAGAGTTTTTCGGATTTCCTGAATAGAGTAGATGCTGTCAGTACCATCATGGGAGCGGACCAGGAATTGATGGAGGCGCAGCAGAAGGATTTGAACGATATAGAATCCAAGAAATCAGAACGCCAATCGAAGCTTGAACGAGTGGAGGAGCAGGCAGTTATTCTGGAGGAGACCAAGCAGTCCTTGACGGCCCAACAGAAAGAGAAGGACAAGCTTATTGCGGATGTCATGAAGGAATATGATGTGACTTCCGAGGAGCTTCTCAGTCTGAGCGAGGAGGCTGACTTGCTTGCAGCCCAGGAAGAAGCAATCGCTGCTGAAGCTGCTTATCGCGACAAACAAAAGGCGGAGGAAGAAGCGCGCCGGGAAGCTGAACGCCAGCGTGCCGAGCAAGCGAAGCAGGAAGAAGCTGCCAGGATGGCGGCGGAGGAGGAAGCAGCGAAAGCCGCACAGGAAAAAGCAGCAGCTTCTGCCAGTGAAGAGGCAGCGAAAGAAGAGCCGAAGCAGGAAACCGCCGAGAAGCAGGCAGCTGACACGCAGCAAGTGTCCAAGCCAGCTTCGGCTCCGGCGGAATCGCAGGCGGATGTCACTCCACAGCAGGAGAAGCAGCCATCTCAGGCTCCTGCGGGCAATGGTACTTTCATCACCCCGGCGCCGGGCAGCATCACGTCTGGTTTTGGTCCGAGATGGGGTACATTCCATTATGGAATCGATATTGCGAAACGAGGATCCAATGTGCCGATTTGGGCTGCAGCTTCCGGAACGGTGTCACGGGCCTATTATTCTTCCAGTTATGGTAATGTAATCTTTGTAACACATTCCATTGACGGAAAAACATATACAACCGTATATGCGCATTTGACAGCTATGCATGTAAGTTCGGGTCAGCGTGTATCCCAAGGTCAGCAGATCGGAACGATGGGTAACACAGGTATGTCTCAGGGACAGCATCTTCATTTTGAATTGCATACTGGTCCTTGGAATGGAAGCAAATCGAACGCAGTGAATCCAATTCCATATTTGAATTAA
- a CDS encoding antibiotic biosynthesis monooxygenase, whose product MFVNQVIFEGAIDAKDKIINKVKHTMEELTDVAGLHSAECWNKDTKKSDTVAYAIVTKWDKKADFVAWISRESHVAEHRAMRKEKKDQAPVMTKTLLQYEEASFA is encoded by the coding sequence ATGTTTGTCAATCAAGTTATTTTTGAAGGTGCAATCGACGCTAAAGATAAAATCATAAATAAAGTGAAGCATACGATGGAGGAGCTGACTGATGTAGCCGGCTTGCATTCTGCCGAGTGCTGGAACAAAGATACGAAAAAAAGTGATACAGTTGCCTATGCCATTGTGACGAAATGGGATAAGAAGGCGGATTTCGTGGCTTGGATTTCCCGTGAATCCCATGTGGCAGAGCATCGTGCCATGCGCAAAGAGAAAAAGGATCAAGCACCTGTCATGACAAAAACCTTGCTGCAATACGAAGAAGCTAGCTTCGCTTGA
- the surE gene encoding 5'/3'-nucleotidase SurE, which yields MKIMVTNEDGIFSPGVEAMIETLQHFGEVYVVCPDQEFGTVNHSITARQPVRVKEMFHFPGVAGAWSLNGSPADCVKLGMEVLLPEKPDFLFSGINAGPNLGRDIYHSGTMAAAVEASLYNIPAASVSLNSGSLKHVNYSKVKTLFYQVAEVMLQHRAKSVGFLNVNLPNIDKRQFKGIQVIPMDMSVSRYRFVGLHDPHGEVYYWLKDQLQELATFHPTSDYLLLKEGYITVSPIELRTHYKRKQEQVERWFKSMETNTSE from the coding sequence ATGAAGATCATGGTTACCAATGAAGATGGTATTTTCTCTCCGGGTGTCGAGGCAATGATCGAGACATTGCAGCATTTCGGAGAAGTCTATGTTGTATGCCCGGATCAGGAATTCGGTACAGTCAATCACAGCATCACGGCCCGACAGCCTGTCCGAGTCAAGGAAATGTTCCATTTTCCGGGAGTGGCAGGCGCTTGGAGCTTGAATGGGAGCCCGGCTGATTGCGTCAAGCTTGGGATGGAGGTGCTGCTGCCGGAGAAACCGGATTTCCTTTTCTCGGGAATAAACGCTGGTCCGAATCTGGGGCGGGATATTTATCACTCCGGTACAATGGCTGCTGCAGTGGAAGCATCCCTATATAATATTCCGGCTGCTTCCGTCAGCCTCAATAGCGGCTCTTTGAAACATGTGAACTATTCCAAAGTCAAGACGCTATTTTATCAGGTTGCTGAGGTGATGCTTCAGCATCGGGCGAAATCGGTCGGCTTTTTGAATGTCAATCTGCCGAATATCGACAAGCGCCAATTCAAAGGAATTCAAGTGATTCCGATGGACATGAGTGTTTCGAGGTATCGTTTCGTCGGTCTGCATGATCCGCATGGGGAAGTATATTATTGGCTGAAGGATCAGCTGCAAGAGCTAGCGACCTTCCATCCGACAAGCGATTATCTTTTATTGAAAGAAGGATACATAACTGTTTCACCGATTGAATTGCGAACGCATTATAAGCGGAAACAGGAGCAAGTGGAACGCTGGTTCAAGTCCATGGAGACGAATACATCGGAATAA
- a CDS encoding reverse transcriptase-like protein yields MKLRMKMTYRTSKGAEAEFISDYMPPGIVLLLMEDMQQNGRIPEMEVMDQYETEWTMKELRKYMKELETEPHHVRIHADGGFDKGTGRAGLGCVINYEQNQDEFRIRRNQVMEQLNSNNEAEYAALHFAMRILDEMGVENQEIEVYMDSLTVVNQMAGEWPIYEKDLKYWADKIDDIVKDFGNAVRYVHVDRKKNKEADQLASQALQDIEIDSTKQK; encoded by the coding sequence TTGAAACTTCGTATGAAAATGACATATCGGACATCAAAGGGTGCGGAAGCAGAATTCATATCGGATTATATGCCGCCCGGAATCGTGCTCTTGCTTATGGAAGATATGCAGCAAAACGGCAGGATACCTGAAATGGAAGTAATGGATCAATATGAGACAGAATGGACAATGAAAGAATTGAGGAAGTACATGAAGGAATTAGAGACAGAGCCGCATCATGTCCGGATTCATGCAGATGGAGGATTTGATAAAGGAACTGGCAGAGCAGGGCTGGGGTGTGTTATCAACTACGAACAAAATCAGGATGAATTCCGGATCCGCCGCAATCAAGTGATGGAGCAGCTGAATTCCAACAATGAAGCAGAATATGCAGCATTGCATTTTGCCATGCGTATATTGGATGAAATGGGAGTGGAAAATCAGGAAATCGAGGTATATATGGATTCCCTCACTGTCGTCAATCAGATGGCCGGGGAGTGGCCCATTTATGAAAAAGATTTGAAATATTGGGCGGATAAGATAGATGATATCGTGAAAGATTTCGGGAATGCTGTGCGATATGTCCATGTAGACAGAAAGAAAAACAAAGAAGCCGATCAGCTCGCAAGCCAGGCTTTGCAGGATATTGAAATCGACAGCACTAAACAAAAATGA
- a CDS encoding glycoside hydrolase family 2 TIM barrel-domain containing protein, protein MTINTGITPSLDWLNDPSVFAVNRVLAHSDHVYYETLEQAEAKGSMPWRQSLNGKWKFHYAKNPNARPADFFKADFDCSYWDSISVPAHIQLEGYGTPQYVNTMYPWDGVHDIRPPQIPEEDNPVGSYVRHFTVPRQMENMPLYISFQGVESAFYVWLNGRFVGYSEDSFTPADFELTDYLQPGENKLAVEVYQRSTGAWLEDQDFWRFSGIFRDVYLYTTPQLHVFDLSVQARLDDTYSKGSLKAAMLFQETIPARARIIGSLYDKKGSLMQEAEGLFQEQTAVVTFKVDRPQLWSAEDPYLYTLYLKIFNEDDQLVEVVPQSVGFRRFELIDKVMCLNGKRIVFKGVNRHEFNARTGRAVTEEDMLWDIKTLKQHNINAVRTSHYPNQTRWYELCDEYGLYVIDEMNLETHGSWQKLGQVDPSWNIPGNLPQWQDIVMDRAISMLERDKNHPSILIWSCGNESYAGEVIVNVANYFREKDPSRLVHYEGVFHAREYEEASDMESRMYAKAADIIEYLEKDPQKPFINCEYTHAMNNSLGGMYKYTELENQYPMYQGGFIWDYIDQALWKKNRYGQEYLAFGGDFHDRPTDYIFCTDGIVFADRRLSPKMQEVKYLYQNIKLDVKDKSIVLRNENLFADTAAYDLVWAVKRDGVACHEDKIDQSVSAGGQAEFPLDIPADVIAEPGTYTIDASMRLRESTRWAEAGFEVAFGQYVWEKKPPVIAKAAGQLRVVEGDVNIGVHGYGFSVQFSRAAGSMTSLCYDEEELIETPPYPTFWRASTDNDDGYQHSYTAGVWLAASVARRCTDIAVDVLEEQVDVTFTYAFSIAEKLQVQTIYSVFPDGAIRVKANCQGAEGLPDLPTFSLSFRTSADYRNLEWFAKGPEENYADRNHGARLIRFKNTVDTNGTAYVRPQESGTRTGVRWLKVTDAKGRGAVLRAYDLPLTCNASPYTALEIEQANHPYELPPIHYTVLTVSGKQMGVGGDDSWGAPVHPEHRLSSDDDHSFVFTINRV, encoded by the coding sequence ATGACAATCAATACGGGTATCACCCCAAGTTTGGATTGGCTTAACGATCCTAGTGTGTTCGCCGTGAATCGCGTTCTGGCACATTCGGACCATGTTTACTACGAAACGCTGGAGCAGGCGGAAGCAAAAGGAAGCATGCCATGGCGTCAAAGCCTGAATGGGAAATGGAAGTTTCATTATGCCAAGAATCCCAACGCCAGGCCGGCTGATTTTTTCAAAGCAGATTTCGATTGCAGCTATTGGGATTCCATCTCGGTTCCAGCTCATATCCAGCTGGAAGGGTATGGGACACCGCAGTACGTGAACACGATGTACCCTTGGGATGGTGTGCACGATATCCGGCCGCCGCAGATTCCTGAGGAAGATAATCCTGTCGGCAGCTATGTTCGGCATTTCACCGTTCCCAGACAGATGGAAAATATGCCCTTGTATATATCGTTTCAAGGCGTGGAGTCTGCTTTCTATGTATGGCTGAATGGCAGGTTTGTCGGCTATAGCGAGGATTCTTTCACACCGGCCGACTTTGAACTGACGGATTACCTTCAGCCTGGGGAAAACAAACTGGCTGTCGAGGTGTACCAGCGCAGCACGGGCGCTTGGCTGGAGGATCAAGATTTCTGGCGCTTTTCCGGTATCTTCCGCGATGTGTATCTGTACACGACGCCCCAGCTGCATGTGTTTGATTTATCCGTTCAAGCGAGGTTGGATGATACGTACAGCAAAGGTTCTTTGAAGGCTGCAATGCTCTTCCAAGAGACAATCCCGGCAAGGGCAAGGATCATAGGCAGTTTATATGACAAAAAGGGCAGCTTGATGCAGGAAGCAGAAGGGCTATTCCAGGAGCAGACGGCTGTCGTGACGTTCAAAGTCGATCGGCCGCAGCTATGGAGTGCAGAGGATCCCTATCTGTACACACTATATTTGAAAATCTTCAATGAGGACGATCAGCTTGTCGAGGTCGTCCCGCAGTCCGTCGGCTTCCGGCGCTTCGAGCTGATTGATAAAGTGATGTGCCTGAATGGCAAAAGAATCGTTTTCAAAGGTGTCAATCGCCATGAATTCAATGCACGTACTGGGCGCGCCGTCACCGAGGAGGATATGCTGTGGGATATCAAGACGCTGAAGCAGCATAATATCAATGCTGTCCGTACTTCCCATTACCCGAATCAGACTCGTTGGTATGAACTATGTGATGAATATGGATTGTATGTCATTGATGAGATGAATCTTGAAACACATGGCAGCTGGCAAAAGCTCGGTCAGGTGGATCCATCCTGGAATATACCGGGCAATCTGCCCCAGTGGCAGGATATCGTGATGGATCGCGCCATTTCGATGCTGGAACGGGATAAAAACCACCCATCCATCTTGATATGGTCCTGCGGGAACGAATCATATGCAGGAGAGGTGATCGTCAATGTGGCGAATTATTTCCGGGAAAAGGATCCCAGCAGGCTCGTCCATTATGAGGGGGTGTTCCATGCACGCGAATACGAGGAAGCGAGTGACATGGAAAGCCGGATGTACGCAAAAGCAGCGGATATTATCGAGTATTTGGAAAAGGACCCGCAAAAGCCGTTCATTAATTGTGAATATACACATGCGATGAACAACTCACTGGGCGGAATGTACAAATATACGGAGCTGGAAAATCAATATCCGATGTACCAGGGCGGGTTCATTTGGGATTATATCGACCAAGCGCTCTGGAAGAAGAATCGGTATGGGCAGGAGTATCTTGCATTCGGCGGCGATTTCCATGACAGACCGACAGACTATATTTTCTGTACCGATGGCATCGTGTTTGCCGACCGCAGGCTCTCCCCAAAAATGCAGGAAGTCAAATATCTGTATCAGAACATCAAGCTGGATGTGAAGGATAAAAGCATCGTGCTGCGCAACGAAAATCTCTTTGCTGATACAGCTGCGTATGATCTGGTCTGGGCGGTCAAAAGAGATGGTGTGGCTTGTCATGAAGATAAAATCGATCAGTCGGTAAGTGCTGGGGGGCAAGCGGAATTCCCCCTCGATATTCCTGCTGATGTGATAGCAGAGCCGGGAACCTATACGATTGATGCCAGCATGAGATTACGTGAGAGCACGAGGTGGGCAGAAGCTGGATTCGAAGTCGCATTCGGACAATATGTATGGGAAAAGAAACCACCTGTCATTGCGAAAGCAGCAGGTCAGCTCCGGGTTGTCGAAGGGGATGTGAATATCGGGGTGCATGGATATGGCTTCAGTGTCCAGTTCTCGAGAGCGGCAGGGAGCATGACATCACTTTGTTATGATGAGGAGGAACTGATCGAGACACCCCCTTATCCGACATTTTGGCGAGCCAGTACGGATAATGATGACGGATATCAGCATAGCTATACTGCAGGGGTATGGCTCGCGGCAAGTGTGGCGAGAAGATGTACCGATATAGCGGTGGATGTTTTAGAGGAGCAAGTCGATGTGACATTCACCTATGCTTTTTCGATAGCGGAAAAACTGCAGGTTCAAACCATATATTCGGTTTTCCCTGATGGAGCCATCCGAGTGAAAGCGAACTGTCAAGGAGCAGAAGGATTACCTGATTTGCCAACTTTTTCCCTCTCATTCCGCACCTCTGCAGATTATCGTAATCTGGAATGGTTTGCGAAGGGGCCTGAAGAAAATTATGCAGACAGGAATCACGGAGCAAGACTTATCCGATTCAAGAATACGGTCGATACGAACGGTACGGCATATGTACGGCCGCAGGAATCCGGTACCAGGACTGGAGTGCGGTGGCTGAAAGTCACGGATGCAAAAGGAAGAGGGGCAGTGCTGCGCGCTTATGATCTGCCGCTCACATGTAATGCTTCCCCGTATACTGCCTTGGAGATTGAACAAGCAAATCATCCCTATGAGCTGCCGCCGATTCATTACACTGTATTGACTGTATCCGGCAAGCAGATGGGCGTGGGGGGAGATGATAGCTGGGGAGCGCCGGTACACCCGGAACATAGGCTGTCTTCTGATGATGATCACAGTTTTGTCTTTACGATTAATAGAGTATAA
- the guaC gene encoding GMP reductase codes for MENVFDYEDIQLIPAKCVVNSRSECDTTVTLGNHTFRLPVVPANMQTIIDEKIAVYLAKNNYFYVMHRFEPETREAFIRTMQEQNLIASISVGVKEEEYDFIESLASKSLVPEFITIDIAHGHSNSVIRMIQHIKKHLPDSFVIAGNVGTPEAVRELENAGADATKVGIGPGKVCITKIKTGFGTGGWQLAALRWCAKAASKPIIADGGIRTHGDIAKSIRFGASMVMIGSLFAGHEESPGETVEKDGKLYKEYFGSASEFQKGEKRNVEGKKMFVEHKGSLQDTLTEMEQDLQSSISYAGGTKLDAIRNVDYVVVKNSIFNGDKVY; via the coding sequence ATGGAAAATGTATTTGATTACGAAGATATTCAACTAATTCCCGCAAAATGCGTAGTGAACAGCCGTTCAGAATGCGACACGACTGTCACACTTGGAAACCATACATTCCGTCTGCCGGTCGTACCGGCGAATATGCAGACGATCATTGATGAAAAAATTGCCGTTTACTTGGCAAAAAATAATTATTTTTATGTCATGCATCGCTTTGAACCCGAAACACGGGAAGCGTTCATCCGGACCATGCAGGAACAGAATCTGATTGCATCCATCAGTGTCGGCGTGAAAGAAGAAGAATATGATTTCATCGAGTCTCTGGCAAGCAAATCATTGGTGCCTGAATTCATCACGATCGATATTGCACATGGTCATTCCAATTCTGTGATCCGTATGATCCAGCATATCAAGAAACACCTGCCAGACAGCTTTGTCATTGCTGGGAATGTCGGGACACCGGAAGCTGTACGGGAGCTTGAGAATGCCGGCGCCGATGCCACGAAAGTAGGAATCGGACCTGGTAAGGTATGTATCACGAAAATCAAAACCGGCTTCGGGACCGGCGGCTGGCAGCTGGCAGCATTGCGCTGGTGTGCCAAAGCAGCAAGCAAACCGATCATCGCTGACGGCGGTATCCGCACACATGGCGACATCGCCAAATCGATCCGCTTTGGCGCATCGATGGTCATGATCGGCTCCTTGTTTGCCGGCCATGAAGAATCTCCTGGTGAAACAGTCGAAAAAGATGGCAAACTGTACAAAGAGTATTTCGGTTCTGCATCAGAGTTCCAAAAAGGCGAAAAACGCAATGTCGAAGGTAAGAAAATGTTCGTCGAGCATAAGGGATCCCTGCAGGATACATTGACTGAAATGGAACAGGATCTTCAGTCCTCCATTTCCTATGCTGGCGGTACAAAATTGGATGCAATCCGCAATGTTGATTATGTTGTCGTTAAAAACAGCATCTTCAACGGGGACAAAGTATATTGA